The Balneola sp. DNA segment ACCCGTTCCCATCCCGAACACGGCCGTTAAGCCCTGCAGCGCCGATGGTACTGCTACGCGGTAGAGTAGGTCGCCGCCTCTCCCCCTTTAAAAAACCCCTTCCCCACAAAGAAGGGGTTTTTTTATTGCCATTATTCTCACAATCTTTTTATTATAAATCGTTTTAAAAATCAGCAACAGCTACAAACTAGAAAAAGTTATATGGTATAAGTGCTACAATCGTTCAATAAAAGAGTGTAGTTAAACACTTATGTATTCTATCAAAAAGCTGATTTTATTATCCCTTTTCTTTCCAGTCACAATATATGCCCAAGATATAGGAAGCTGGAATATTTATACCTCAACAAGAACGGTTACCTCGGTTTCTGCTGATGAAAATGCAAATATCTGGATTTCATCAACAGGGGGAGTCGAACACTACAACTCAGGAGACAAGCAAAGAACACTAACAACATTAGACGGATTGTCTAGGTTGGATGGGCAAACTGCGATTTACGATACAAATACATCAAAATTTTTTGTTGGCTATGTGGATGGTAGTATTGATGTAATTGATACAGATTCGTACGAAATAACCAATATTGGAGATATCGAACGGTTTCCAAATTTTACAGAAAAAGGGATTAATGACTTCGCATTGTATGAGAATGAACTATATGTAGCAACAGATTTCGGAATCGTAGTTTTCGACATTGTTGGAGAGTTTGTTACTAATAGCTTTAACTCATTGGGGAGCTTATCAAGAGGAATTTCAGTGGCAGATATAGAGGTAAAAAATGATTCCATTTATTGTGCAACTGCGGAAGGTGTAGCAATTGGAGCTCTGGATGATGAATTAACAGTATCTACCAATTGGATCAGCTATGACGAAAGTAATGGCTTTGTTACAGATATTGTAACTGCAATCGGAGTTCAAGGTTCAAGAATTTATGCCTCCACAGGATCTGAGAATTATTTATTCGAATCAGGTAGTTGGAACACAAATGTACAATTTGGAAGCCGAATTATATCTGATTATCTATTTCTGGATAGCTTTTTTATAGCCTCTTCGGAGCAGACTATTTTCTACGGAATAGATTTAAATTCACTTAACCAGGAAACCGTCGAAACAAATGTTAATTCGGTATTCTTCGAACCCACGAGTGATAATATTTATTTCGGAACCTTCGATAGAGGATCTGGGATATTTAATATTTCTGACGAACAAACTCAGTTCCTTACCCCCGATGGGCCTTATCAGAACTTTTTCTCTGCGTTAAATTTTGATGGAGAAATTTTGATAGCTGCTTCTACAAATGAAAGCGCAAGAAACTCAGCTATCGATAATGGCAAGGGGTATTATATTTTTGAAAATAATGAATGGGTAAATGTGAATTCACAGAATAATACTTCATTAGGTGCTTTAGGCTATAAACAAGCATTTACGTCAACCATCACAGATGAATACTATTATTTCGGAGCATGGGGTCGTGGAGTTGCTCGTCACGCTAAAAACTCAGGAGAAGTAAGAGTATTTGATGAGACCAATTCTACGATAAGAGGCTGGGAAGATGATGATCCACTATTTCCAGTGATTTCAGGACTAGCCACAGATACCAATGATGATGTTTGGTTAGTAAGCCGTTATGGGACAAACCCACTATACTATCAAAGTCCGGGCGATGATGATTGGGTTGCCTTCCCTAAAGTTTCAGGACTAAATAGTCAGGATGAATACGTTGGTTTATTTATTGATTCATTCAATCAGAAATGGATCACTCTGCAAAATAGTACTGTAGACGGAACAGGGTTATTGGTAATAGATACAGGTAACCCTTCAGATGCAAGCGATGATATTGGGGTCAAACTTATTTCGGGAGAGAGTTCAGGTAATCTTCCTGATGAGCAGGTTAATGCAATCATTCAGGATAAAAACGAAGAAGTCTGGATTGGCACAGGAAGAGGGATAGCGCGATTTATATTCCCACAATTTATAACACAAACCTCAAATCCATCTGAAAGAAATGCTCAGTGGTTGATTAATGAAGATACTTCGGCAGTATCAAGATTTTTATTGAGAGATGTAAACGTGTCTGCTATGGCCGTTAATGGAGCGAATGAAAAATGGATAGGAAGTACAAACCAGGGAATATGGGTACTCAATGCAGAAGGTAGCAGAATCGAAAAAAGATTTACAGCAGAAAATAGCCCTTTGATTTCGAATAATATTATCTCGATTGCTGTCAATGATATTACGGGAGAAGTATTTATAGCTACTGATCTAGGCCTTGTAAGCTACCAAGACGTTTCGCAAGGGGCTTTTAGCAGTATGAAAGAGTTAAAAGTATTTCCTAATCCTTTTACATATAGTCGTCATGATCAAATTATAATTGAGGGATTAGTAGATGATACATTAGTTAGAGTTTTGGGAGTAGATGGTACTGTTGTAGCTTCGTTTAATACATCCGGAGGAAGAGTAAGTTGGAATGGTCTTGATAATAGTGGGAACCAGTTGGGTACAGGAGTTTATTTCGTTGTTTCAACCGACAATAGTGGTAGTGAGAAAGGGATTGGAAAAGTAGTCATTATAAAATGATATGGATCTAACCGTTGTCATAGTCAACTTTCAAACACCGGACCTGGTTAAGACAGCAATCGATTCCTTCAAGAAATTCTATCCTGATGTACCACTACTAATCATTGAAAATGGGTCAAAAGATGAGTCTCCAGATGTTATTCGGCTATTAGCTGAAAGCTATAACGAGACAAAAGTCCTTTTTTTAGAAAAAAATATATACCATGGACCTGCAATGGATTTGGCTCTTAGTACGCATATCGATACCGAGTTTGGTTTTTTTCTGGACAGTGATACCGAGACCCTAAAGGAAGGCTTTTTGGAGGAAATGGTATCCCTAGCTGGCAATGATGACCAAAATTATGGAGTAGGAGAATTCAATCGGGTAAACAAAAGAGGATTCTCTGCTAAAGATGGAGTTTTAATTCTATGGACTCCTTATATGCTACTCAGGAAAGATATTTACAAGCAACTATCTCCATTTCACCATCACGGTCAACCTACGTTAGCTAATTTTACAGATGCTGAAAGTAAGGGATATAAACTAGTAGAATTTCCTGTTTCTGAATATATAGATCACAAGTGGAGAGGGACTGCTGATCGATTTGGATATGGATTAGGATGGAGAGGGAAATTAGATTACCTGCTTAACAAACTAGGGATGTGATGCGGGAAACCCAATCTCCTGATATTACCATAGTTGTAGTCAACTATAAGGTGAAGGAATATATACTTAACCTTCTGAGCTCAATAAACAAAGCTCAGGGAAAATTAGTACTTCAAATAATTGTCGTTGATAACAACTCTCAGGACGATTCAATTGAGTTTTTGCAATCCCGCTTTCCTGATGTTACCTACATATCAAATACCGAAAATCTGGGTTTTGGAAAAGCCAATAACCAGGCCATAGAAGTAGCAGAGGGAAAATATGCGCTCATCATTAACCCGGATACACTAGTAAGTGAAGACACGCTTTCAGAATTAATAAAGCATATGGAAGCGAATCCGGATTGTGGAGCAGCGGGCTGTAAAATTCTCAACCCCGATGGCAGCTTTGCTCCGGAGTCAAAAAGATCGGTTCCTACCATTTGGTCATCATTTACTAAAGTAACAGGATTAAGTACCCTGTTTCCGAAAAGTAAATTTTTTAGCGAGTACTACCTTGACTGGCTTGATGAAAATGAAAAGTCAAAAGTTCCGGTTCTTTCCGGGTCTTTTATGTTTTGGAGGACTGAATTACTTAAAGAGCTAGGAGGTTTTGACGAACGCTTTTTTATGTATGGAGAAGACATAGATTTGTGCTATCGGGTTCAGGATACAGAGTATCATATCGATTATCTGCCAACAACCTCCATCATCCACTATAAAGGAGAGAGCACCAAAAAAGGAGATTTAAAATATACCTGGATCTTCAACAAGGCTCTTTACCAGTTTTTTGACAAGCATCACAGTTCAAACTATAGTTTTCTCTTTAAGGTATTTATTTATTCTTCAATCTGGGTGAGAGGGATTTTATCACTTATTACTTCGAATCTGAAAGGCATTGGATACATTGCCTCCGATCTGCTCCTTTTTAATATATCTATAGTTCTTGGTTTCTTGATTCGATTTGAGTTTAGTTATGAGGTAGTTTCGAATCTTCAGAATCTCCAATTTCTATGGATTAATGTTCTGGCTTCATTTATTTATGTGATTCTAGGGGCATTTTTAGATCTATTCCGTTCTAACAAAGAATCTATTTCCAACCAGATTAAAGCAATTGGGGCTTCATACGCGGGGGTTGCGCTGGTTACTTTTTTTGTAAGAGAATATGCTTTTTCGAGGTTGGCACTTATTTATGGTCTCGCTAGTGCTTTAATTCTGATGCTAGTTGTAAAAGTAATTCAGATCAATAAGTCTAAATCAGATACAAAAGTAACAGGTAAGCTCAAACGATTAAAAGTACTAATTGTAGGAAACGAAGAAGAGACTTCTGAAATCAGAACTAAAATTCATTCCAGACCTGATTGGAATTATGAGGTAATTGGGAGAATATCACCAACCGAGACACAGTCCGGTGCGCTGGGTACAGTATCTCAATTAAAGGATTTGATAAGAGCTTACCAGGTAGACCAGGTCTTTTTTGCACTTAAATCGATAAGCTATAAAGAAATGCTTCTCCAAATATCAGATTTGCAAAATGAGAAAGTAGTGTTCAAGCTGGTACCCGACTCTATGGACTTTATCCTTGGTAAATCAAATGTTGAGTATCTGGAGTCAATACCACTGGTTCAGGTTCAATTCGATTATTCAAAAACAATCAATCAGCTTTTAAAGAGGTTGTTTGATATCGTGTTCTCAGCACCACTATTAGTTGTACTTCTGCTATTAACCCTTCCTTCCTTGTTATTCACAAGTTCCAAAAAGATCAAAGCTGGTTCGCTTACTTTCTATGAAAACCCTCAGAAAAATAAGTGGAAGAATAGAGTTCGGTTACTTTGGTTCGTTTTTACAGGTAGAATGAGCTTTGTAGGAAATGCGGTTTATTCAACAAGAAGCACGAGGCTAAAGCCTGGTTTTACGGGAAATGTCCAGATGAACAAACCACGTATCCAAACTACTTCGGACGAAGAGAACTATGAGCTCTATTATTTGCAGAATTATTCTATTTGGATGGATATAGATATACTTATGAAGATGATTTTTTCCACCCATCAATTTGCTGACGATTTAGAGGCGGCAGCAAAAGAAGGTGCTTAAATCCGTTCATCCACCTGTTGAGCCATTTTAGGATACCATTCCCCGAAGGTGTCATTAGCAATATGGACTCTGATCTCATTCATTAGCCACAAATAGAAGGTAAGATTGTGAACAGAGGCCAAAGCTAACCCAAATATTTCATTGGCTTTTAAAAGATGGTGAATATATGCCATCGAATATGTATTGCATAAATCTGATGGAAAGTCGGGGTCCAATAATTCATGATGATCTTTCCACTTGGAATTTCGAAGATTAACTTTGCCAAATCGAGTGAAAATCATTCCATTGCGGGCATTCCGGGTAGGCATAACACAATCAAACATATCAATGCCTCGGGCAACAGATTCGATTAAGTTAGCTGGAGTTCCTACCCCCATTAAATACCTCGGTTTATTTTCGGGTAGGTAATCGGTATTTAAGTCGGTCATTTCGTACATAAGCGGAATAGGTTCTCCTACGCTTAACCCTCCAATAGCTATCCCCTCAAAATCCTGATCGACCATAAACTTGGAAGATTCAATACGAAGATCTTTATAGGTGCCACCTTGAATAATTCCGAACTGAAATTGTTTATGACCATATAGCTCTGTGGTATCAAGAAATTGTTTTCGTCCTCTTTTTGCCCAACGGTGAGTTAATTCCATGGAATTCTTGGCATATTCATAACTACTGGGATAAGGCGGGCACTCATCTAGCAACATCATGATATCAGAACCCAATATTCGCTGTATGTCAACTACATTTTCGGGAGTAAAGAGGTGCTTTGAGCCATCAATATGACTTTTAAAGAAAGCACCTTCCTCTTCTAGTTTTCGATTCTGAGACAAAGAAAAAATCTGATAGCCACCAGAATCGGTTAGGATAGGTCGATCCCAATTAATGAACTTGTGTAATCCTCCTGCTTTACTCATGATATTTACACCTGGCCTCAAGTAAAGGTGGTAGGTATTACCAAGTATGATCTGTGCTTTAATTTGATGGAGAAGTTGATGTTGAGATACGGCCTTTACAGTGCCCAGTGTTCCAACAGGCATGAATATGGGTGTTTCAATTTCACCATGATCAGTTTGCAGCTTTCCAAGACGAGCTTTGGTAGTAGAACAAGAAGCTAAATGCGTATACAATAGAAGATTATAAGTGATTACAAAGTTATGCCGCGTGTATAAAAATGCTTATTTTCGGCGACTAATAAAGTAAGCAAACCATGGAATTAATTTCATTTGAGTAAGCTAAAAAGATATCGTGAGGTAATATTTACCAGCTTGATGGATTTTCTGATAGTCTTGGCAAGTTGGTTCATTTTCCACATTTTCTTTACAGAAAGTATTGATATGTACCTGAGACATTTCAATATAGATCTCGTAACTGCAGGCGTATCTGTATGTTCATATTGGATTTTGGTTTTTGTGGTATCCGGGCTTTATAAGAAATTGTACCTGGTTTCCAGATTGGATGAGTTTTTTAAAGTATTTAAATCCACTTCTGTAGGTGCTCTGATACTCTATTTTATCTGGGATTTTGGTGATTCAGCCTCCTTTTCAGTAGATCGGAATCTCATCTTTTTTTATTGGGTATTCGTTTTTGGTTTTACGGCTATAAATCGATTTATAATCCGTACAGTGCAAAGAGTATATGCGCAAAGAGGAAGAGGTCTTCACAGAACCATTATTGTAGGTACCGGGAGACATGCTAAAGTTGCATATGATGATCTAATGCGTAATAAAACACTGGGTATGGAGGTGTTAGGATACATCCAGGTTAATGGAAAGTCAGTAGATCCCGAATCTGGAATTCAAAAAGAAGAAGTGATCGGGCATCTTGAGAATATTTCTAAGATCATTGAATCCCGACAGATACAGGATATCCTTGTTGCTGTTGAGCCGGAAAGGAAAAGAGATTTAGTACAGGTAATCTCACAGGTGGATCATCCCGATGTAACACTCAAACTCCTACCAGATTTCTATCAACTCGTAAGTGGTTTAAACAAGACCAACCAGATTTTTGGAATGCCCTTGATTGAAATTTCTCCCGAACCAATGCCACTTTGGGAGAAGGCAATTAAGAGATTGTTGGATGTCACAGTTTCTGTGGTGGTACTTACTCTCGCGATTCCTTTTTGGGGTATTATTGCACTTTTGATAAAAATGGATTCTTCAGGGCCGGTAATCTATCATCAAAAAAGAGTGGGGAGAAGGGGGCGGCCATTTACGATTTTTAAGTTTAGAACCATGTACCAGGATGCCGAATCTAAAACCGGTCCAACATGGGCAAAGGAAAATGATCCTAGGGTAACAAGAGTTGGTTATTGGTTAAGGAAATTGAGACTTGATGAAATTCCTCAGCTTTGGAATGTATTAAGAGGTACAATGAGTCTCGTTGGGCCTCGTCCCGAAAGGCCACACTTTGTAGAACAATTCAAACATCAGATACCACTCTATACCCGAAGATTGAGAGTAAGACCGGGTATTACCGGCTGGGCACAAGTAAAATGGAAGTACGATTCCTCTCTCGATGATGTAAAAGAGAAAACTAAATACGATCTCTTTTATGTAGAGAACATTTCGTTAAAAATGGATATGAAAATTCTCATTATCACTGTTCTCACAATGATTAAAGGCAAGGGGTTCTAAATGGAGAATAAAGCCCTTGTTGTAATCCCAACGTACAATGAATCCGGTAATATAAAGCGGATGATAGACAGACTTATGGGTCTGGATGAAGAAGTGGATGTACTGATTGTTGATGATGGTTCACCAGATAATACCGCTGACCTGGTTCGGGAGGCTCAGCAACAATATGCCGATAGAGTATTCCTGATTGAAAGAGAAGGAAAATTAGGGCTGGGAACAGCATACGTTGCTGGGTTTAAATATGCCTTGGAGAACGGATATGAATACGTTTGTGAGATGGATGCAGACTTTTCTCATCCCCCTGAGGATGTGCCAAAACTGATTAGGGAAGTAAGGCATGGAAATGCAGATTTGGCAATCGGATCAAGATATGTTAACGGCATTAGTATTGTAAACTGGCCATTAAGCCGATTAATACTTTCTTATGGGGCAAATATTTATGCTCGAACCATTACCGGCCTCCCGGTTTTTGATACTACCGCTGGGTTTAAATGTATTCATCGTCGGGTTATTGAGAATATTACACTTGATAGGATTAAGTCGAACGGGTACGCATTTCAAATTGAACTTCATTTCAGGGCTTGGAAAGCAGGTTTTACACTAAAAGAGGTTTCCATCATTTTCAAGGAGAGAGAAGAAGGAGTCTCAAAAATGTCCAAAAGAATTGTAAGAGAGGCCATGTGGAGAGTTTGGGCATTAAAAGTACGCAGCATATTTGGAGCACTTTAGCCAATTAGTTCCTTATATTCTTTCGCTTAAATTAACATAAGGCATCTATGCAATATCTGGATTTTGAACAGCCCATTGCCGACTTAGAAAAAAAGATTGAAGAGTTGGAAGGGTTATCATCAGTTGGAGACGGAGTTCTAAACAAAGAAATAACCAGTCTTAGAAAAAAAGTAGATAGTTTAAGAGAAAGCATCTTTAAGAATCTTACCAGATGGCAAAGAGTTCAGCTTGCCAGACACCCTGATCGCCCATACACCCTCGATTATATTGAACTAATTACCAACGATTTCATTGAGCTCCATGGAGATCGTTATCACTCCGATGATAAAGCAATTGTAGGCGGTTTTGCTAAGCTTGATGGAGATACTGTAATGGTAATAGGTCACCAAAAAGGGCGCGATACAGCTAAAAGAACATATCGGAATTTTGGAATGGCAAATCCAGAAGGCTATAGAAAAGCTTATCGATTGATGAAGCTGGCAGAAAAATTTGGAGTGCCAATTATAACTCTACTAGATACACCGGGAGCCTTCCCTGGCTTGGAAGCTGAGGAACGTGGACAGGCGGAAGCGATCGCAAAGAACCTTAAGATGATGGCGACTTTAAAGGTTCCTTTTGTAACTATTGTGATTGGCGAAGGAGCCAGTGGAGGGGCTATTGGAATTGGAATGGGAAATGAAGTCTATATGATGGAAAATACATGGTATTCGGTGATCTCGCCTGAATCATGTTCATCTATTCTTTGGAAGACCTGGGATTATAAGGAACAAGCCGCCGAAGTATTGAAATTAACTGCGTCTGATCTTCAGGAACTGAAAGTAATTGACGGGGTAATTCCTGAACCAATGGGCGGGGCTCACCGTGATCATAAAGCAGCTGCTGAAGCAGTAAAAAAACAAATTACTGAAAGCTTGGCCCGACTCAAGAAAATGAAGCCCGCTAAACTTATAGAGCAGCGCATTGACAAATATGCTGCTATGGGAGCTTATCAAAAGGGTTAATCATTGAAATTTCCCAAACAAGACCCTCTTATCGAGTTTGATTACTCGTTACGGTCTCGCTATAGTGAAACCGATAAAATGGGCTATGTTTATAATGGGAGATACCTGGAGTATTTCGAGGCAGCCAGAACAGAAATGATCCGTTCATACGGTTTATCCTACCGGAATATGGAAGATGAGGGAATAATGCTTCCGGTTATAAATGCAGAGCTAGAATATAAATCGCCTGTATTTTATGACGAGGAAATTAACATTAAAGTATTACTCTACGAAGTTCCTGTTGCCAGATTAGTAACCTATTACAAAGTAGTAGCTAATGAAAGGCAGAAGCTTTGTGTAGAAGGGAAGGTTGTACTTTGTTTTATGGACGAGGAAACTCGCAGGCCCATCCGTGCTCCAAAGTTTTTTCTCGATTCGATACCTAATTTCTCGAAATGAGATGAATGTCCAGCCACATCAACAACCGCTTTATTTTTTGCTTGCTGTGGTAAGTATCGGCTTATTTACGATTGCTCTTGGTCCTGGGCTATTCCACCAGCCTGATATGTTCGGTTATAGTTGGCAGCATAGGTTTTTTGATATAGTATGCCATCAAATGCACGACCGATCATATTCATTACATGGAGCTTCATTAGCAGTTTGTTCGAGGTGCACAGGTATTTATGGCGGTTTTGCATTAGCTGTTTTATTACTGCCTGTAGTTAGTCGTCATTTCACTGTAATAAACTCCTTTTTTTTGAAACTAATAGTAGCATCTATCGTGGTTAAT contains these protein-coding regions:
- a CDS encoding sugar transferase, with amino-acid sequence MDFLIVLASWFIFHIFFTESIDMYLRHFNIDLVTAGVSVCSYWILVFVVSGLYKKLYLVSRLDEFFKVFKSTSVGALILYFIWDFGDSASFSVDRNLIFFYWVFVFGFTAINRFIIRTVQRVYAQRGRGLHRTIIVGTGRHAKVAYDDLMRNKTLGMEVLGYIQVNGKSVDPESGIQKEEVIGHLENISKIIESRQIQDILVAVEPERKRDLVQVISQVDHPDVTLKLLPDFYQLVSGLNKTNQIFGMPLIEISPEPMPLWEKAIKRLLDVTVSVVVLTLAIPFWGIIALLIKMDSSGPVIYHQKRVGRRGRPFTIFKFRTMYQDAESKTGPTWAKENDPRVTRVGYWLRKLRLDEIPQLWNVLRGTMSLVGPRPERPHFVEQFKHQIPLYTRRLRVRPGITGWAQVKWKYDSSLDDVKEKTKYDLFYVENISLKMDMKILIITVLTMIKGKGF
- a CDS encoding glycosyltransferase, with translation MDLTVVIVNFQTPDLVKTAIDSFKKFYPDVPLLIIENGSKDESPDVIRLLAESYNETKVLFLEKNIYHGPAMDLALSTHIDTEFGFFLDSDTETLKEGFLEEMVSLAGNDDQNYGVGEFNRVNKRGFSAKDGVLILWTPYMLLRKDIYKQLSPFHHHGQPTLANFTDAESKGYKLVEFPVSEYIDHKWRGTADRFGYGLGWRGKLDYLLNKLGM
- a CDS encoding tRNA guanosine(34) transglycosylase Tgt, which gives rise to MYTHLASCSTTKARLGKLQTDHGEIETPIFMPVGTLGTVKAVSQHQLLHQIKAQIILGNTYHLYLRPGVNIMSKAGGLHKFINWDRPILTDSGGYQIFSLSQNRKLEEEGAFFKSHIDGSKHLFTPENVVDIQRILGSDIMMLLDECPPYPSSYEYAKNSMELTHRWAKRGRKQFLDTTELYGHKQFQFGIIQGGTYKDLRIESSKFMVDQDFEGIAIGGLSVGEPIPLMYEMTDLNTDYLPENKPRYLMGVGTPANLIESVARGIDMFDCVMPTRNARNGMIFTRFGKVNLRNSKWKDHHELLDPDFPSDLCNTYSMAYIHHLLKANEIFGLALASVHNLTFYLWLMNEIRVHIANDTFGEWYPKMAQQVDERI
- a CDS encoding DUF2085 domain-containing protein; translation: MNVQPHQQPLYFLLAVVSIGLFTIALGPGLFHQPDMFGYSWQHRFFDIVCHQMHDRSYSLHGASLAVCSRCTGIYGGFALAVLLLPVVSRHFTVINSFFLKLIVASIVVNLLDVLGNHIGIWTNTLHSRFLLGAWFGVATALFLTTEFFKQTHKTEEDYGK
- a CDS encoding acyl-CoA thioesterase, with translation MGYVYNGRYLEYFEAARTEMIRSYGLSYRNMEDEGIMLPVINAELEYKSPVFYDEEINIKVLLYEVPVARLVTYYKVVANERQKLCVEGKVVLCFMDEETRRPIRAPKFFLDSIPNFSK
- a CDS encoding glycosyltransferase yields the protein MRETQSPDITIVVVNYKVKEYILNLLSSINKAQGKLVLQIIVVDNNSQDDSIEFLQSRFPDVTYISNTENLGFGKANNQAIEVAEGKYALIINPDTLVSEDTLSELIKHMEANPDCGAAGCKILNPDGSFAPESKRSVPTIWSSFTKVTGLSTLFPKSKFFSEYYLDWLDENEKSKVPVLSGSFMFWRTELLKELGGFDERFFMYGEDIDLCYRVQDTEYHIDYLPTTSIIHYKGESTKKGDLKYTWIFNKALYQFFDKHHSSNYSFLFKVFIYSSIWVRGILSLITSNLKGIGYIASDLLLFNISIVLGFLIRFEFSYEVVSNLQNLQFLWINVLASFIYVILGAFLDLFRSNKESISNQIKAIGASYAGVALVTFFVREYAFSRLALIYGLASALILMLVVKVIQINKSKSDTKVTGKLKRLKVLIVGNEEETSEIRTKIHSRPDWNYEVIGRISPTETQSGALGTVSQLKDLIRAYQVDQVFFALKSISYKEMLLQISDLQNEKVVFKLVPDSMDFILGKSNVEYLESIPLVQVQFDYSKTINQLLKRLFDIVFSAPLLVVLLLLTLPSLLFTSSKKIKAGSLTFYENPQKNKWKNRVRLLWFVFTGRMSFVGNAVYSTRSTRLKPGFTGNVQMNKPRIQTTSDEENYELYYLQNYSIWMDIDILMKMIFSTHQFADDLEAAAKEGA
- a CDS encoding acetyl-CoA carboxylase carboxyltransferase subunit alpha — translated: MQYLDFEQPIADLEKKIEELEGLSSVGDGVLNKEITSLRKKVDSLRESIFKNLTRWQRVQLARHPDRPYTLDYIELITNDFIELHGDRYHSDDKAIVGGFAKLDGDTVMVIGHQKGRDTAKRTYRNFGMANPEGYRKAYRLMKLAEKFGVPIITLLDTPGAFPGLEAEERGQAEAIAKNLKMMATLKVPFVTIVIGEGASGGAIGIGMGNEVYMMENTWYSVISPESCSSILWKTWDYKEQAAEVLKLTASDLQELKVIDGVIPEPMGGAHRDHKAAAEAVKKQITESLARLKKMKPAKLIEQRIDKYAAMGAYQKG
- a CDS encoding polyprenol monophosphomannose synthase is translated as MENKALVVIPTYNESGNIKRMIDRLMGLDEEVDVLIVDDGSPDNTADLVREAQQQYADRVFLIEREGKLGLGTAYVAGFKYALENGYEYVCEMDADFSHPPEDVPKLIREVRHGNADLAIGSRYVNGISIVNWPLSRLILSYGANIYARTITGLPVFDTTAGFKCIHRRVIENITLDRIKSNGYAFQIELHFRAWKAGFTLKEVSIIFKEREEGVSKMSKRIVREAMWRVWALKVRSIFGAL